One window of Zalophus californianus isolate mZalCal1 chromosome 3, mZalCal1.pri.v2, whole genome shotgun sequence genomic DNA carries:
- the STOML3 gene encoding stomatin-like protein 3 has protein sequence MDPGASSPEKQDKENLVGISSKRLGVCGWILFSLSLLLMILTFPISIWMCLKIIKEYERAVVFRLGRIQAGTARGPGLILVLPCIDVFVKVDLRTVPCNIPPQEILTRDSVTTQVDGVVYYRIYSAVSAVANVNDVHQATFLLAQTTLRNVLGTQTLSQILAGREEIAHSIQTLLDDATELWGIRVARVEIKDVRIPVQLQRSMAAEAEATREARARVLAAEGEMNASKSLKSASMVLAESPIALQLRYLQTLTTVATEKNSTIVFPLPMNILEGIGGVSYHNQQKVPNRA, from the exons GCATCAGCAGTAAACGGCTCGGTGTATGTGGCTGgatcctcttttccctttctttgttgcTGATGATCCTTACCTTCCCCATCTCCATATGGATGTGCTTGAAG ATCATTAAGGAGTATGAACGTGCTGTTGTATTCCGACTGGGACGCATCCAAGCTGGCACAGCCAGAGGGCCAG GTCTGATCCTGGTCCTGCCCTGCATAGATGTATTTGTCAAGGTTGATCTCCGAACTGTTCCTTGCAACATTCCTCCACAAGAG ATCCTCACCAGAGACTCCGTGACTACTCAAGTGGACGGAGTCGTCTATTACAGAATCTATAGCGCTGTCTCAGCAGTGGCTAACGTCAACGATGTCCACCAAGCCACATTTCTGCTGGCTCAGACTACTCTAAGAAATGTCTTAGGGACGCAAACCCTGTCCCAAATTTTAGCTGGCCGAGAAGAGATTGCCCATAGCATCCAG ACCTTACTTGATGATGCTACCGAGCTGTGGGGGATCCGGGTGGCCCGGGTGGAAATCAAAGATGTCCGGATTCCGGTGCAGCTACAGCGGTCCATGGCAGCGGAGGCTGAGGCCACCCGGGAAGCCAGGGCTAGG GTCCTTGCAGCGGAAGGAGAAATGAATGCTTCCAAATCTCTGAAGTCAGCCTCCATGGTGCTGGCCGAGTCTCCCATAGCCCTGCAGCTGCGTTACCTGCAAACCCTAACCACCGTGGCCACGGAGAAGAATTCCACCATCGTGTTTCCTCTGCCCATGAATATCCTGGAGGGCATTGGTGGTGTCAGCTACCATAACCAACAGAAGGTTCCGAACAGAGCCTGA